A genomic segment from Acetomicrobium sp. S15 = DSM 107314 encodes:
- the rplL gene encoding 50S ribosomal protein L7/L12, producing MNKEEIIKAIEEMTVLELSELVKELEERFGVSAAAPVAAMPMVGTPGVAAGTGAPAEEEKTEFDVILKAAGSNKIATIKVVRELTSLGLKEAKELVDNAPKPVKEGVSKEEAEEAKKKLEEAGAEVEIK from the coding sequence ATGAACAAAGAAGAGATCATTAAGGCTATCGAAGAAATGACGGTTTTGGAGCTTTCGGAGCTCGTAAAGGAGCTTGAGGAGCGCTTTGGCGTGTCTGCTGCTGCTCCGGTAGCCGCCATGCCAATGGTCGGCACCCCGGGTGTGGCTGCTGGCACGGGAGCGCCAGCTGAGGAAGAAAAAACCGAGTTTGACGTGATCCTCAAAGCGGCAGGCTCTAACAAGATAGCGACCATAAAGGTCGTAAGGGAACTCACAAGCCTTGGGTTGAAAGAGGCCAAAGAGTTGGTAGACAACGCGCCCAAGCCTGTCAAAGAAGGCGTCTCGAAGGAAGAGGCCGAAGAGGCCAAGAAGAAGCTCGAAGAGGCTGGTGCTGAAGTAGAGATTAAGTAG
- the dcd gene encoding dCTP deaminase — protein MKGVCSAREIVEMLESGDLVVTPLLDIKRQLGRASLDVRLGLEFVLFRRGYVPSLDAGRSRHPIADYYDRARLEYGDVFVLHPGQFALSSTLEFFKLPSDVMAYVIGRSSWGRLGLVIATATFVDPNFRGSITLELVNEGEVPLVLYPGTRVAQLVFHRLNEPAPPYEGKYALDTRATASKAHRDEELSWLSDKDEY, from the coding sequence ATGAAAGGCGTTTGTAGTGCCAGAGAAATCGTCGAAATGCTCGAGAGCGGCGACCTCGTAGTTACGCCGCTTTTGGATATCAAAAGACAGTTAGGGAGGGCTTCGCTCGACGTGAGATTGGGGCTCGAGTTCGTCCTGTTTCGACGCGGATACGTCCCTTCGCTCGACGCCGGAAGATCGCGCCACCCCATAGCCGATTACTACGATCGCGCGCGGCTCGAATACGGTGACGTATTCGTACTCCATCCCGGCCAGTTCGCCTTGAGTTCGACGCTGGAATTCTTTAAGCTCCCCTCCGACGTGATGGCTTACGTCATAGGGCGTTCTTCATGGGGAAGGCTTGGTCTCGTCATAGCGACAGCCACGTTTGTCGACCCTAACTTCCGAGGCTCCATCACTCTGGAGCTCGTAAACGAGGGAGAAGTCCCACTCGTACTCTATCCCGGAACGCGCGTAGCTCAACTGGTATTTCACCGCCTGAACGAACCTGCCCCTCCCTACGAAGGGAAATACGCCCTCGACACGCGCGCCACGGCCAGCAAGGCCCATCGCGACGAGGAGCTTTCATGGCTTTCCGATAAAGATGAATATTGA
- a CDS encoding endonuclease V produces MVSYEEAVTLQKELAKKIRVAQNPTIGYASLFGGADVAYVPRKGKAVAAVVVWDLKERQIVTAASAVLDISFPYIPGLLSFRELPVLLEAWGKLKDRPEVWLVDGAGIAHPRRLGLASHFALATKEKCVVGVAKSRLVGAHLPVPHTKGSWVPLVFEGEVVGTVLRTSNGVRPLYVSPGNELSIIQAASVVLRACTRYRLPEPTRLAHALVTKLRGNL; encoded by the coding sequence ATGGTTTCTTACGAAGAAGCCGTTACATTGCAAAAAGAGCTGGCCAAAAAGATCCGCGTAGCGCAAAATCCAACTATAGGCTACGCAAGTCTGTTCGGCGGAGCGGACGTGGCCTATGTCCCCAGAAAAGGGAAGGCTGTAGCCGCCGTTGTAGTGTGGGACCTAAAGGAGCGCCAAATTGTAACTGCAGCTTCGGCCGTTTTGGATATTTCCTTCCCCTATATACCAGGCCTGCTCTCTTTTCGCGAGCTTCCGGTCCTGCTTGAAGCGTGGGGGAAGCTAAAAGATAGACCCGAGGTGTGGTTGGTAGACGGAGCGGGAATAGCTCACCCTCGGCGACTTGGCCTTGCCTCTCACTTTGCCCTTGCTACAAAAGAGAAGTGCGTCGTGGGCGTTGCCAAAAGTCGCCTCGTGGGTGCCCATCTTCCAGTGCCGCACACCAAGGGTTCCTGGGTGCCGTTAGTCTTCGAAGGCGAGGTGGTAGGAACGGTGCTCAGGACTTCAAATGGCGTCCGCCCGCTATATGTGAGCCCCGGCAACGAGCTTTCCATAATCCAGGCGGCTTCGGTCGTCCTCCGTGCCTGTACTCGCTACCGCTTGCCCGAACCGACGCGCCTGGCCCATGCGCTCGTCACGAAGTTGAGAGGAAACCTCTGA
- the rplJ gene encoding 50S ribosomal protein L10: MPSQTNVEQVARLKELLSDVSAVFVSEYRSLTVSQMTEVRAKLREAGGEMKVAKNTLMRIAMKEAGLPVVEDMTAGPNVYTVAHGDPVTVAKALLEFSKQKGNEALSIKGGVLGKKVLSAAEVEALSALPPREVLLGQLLGAIGSPLYGLVNVLSGSARMLVTCLNQIKVQKEKAATA, translated from the coding sequence ATGCCATCGCAAACTAACGTGGAGCAGGTAGCGCGCCTGAAAGAGTTGCTCTCGGACGTCTCGGCGGTCTTTGTGAGCGAATATAGGAGTTTAACGGTCTCACAGATGACAGAAGTTCGTGCCAAGCTCCGTGAGGCTGGGGGTGAGATGAAGGTGGCCAAGAACACCCTCATGCGCATCGCCATGAAAGAAGCGGGTCTCCCCGTCGTCGAAGATATGACCGCAGGTCCTAACGTTTATACTGTGGCCCATGGAGATCCCGTAACGGTTGCAAAAGCTCTCCTGGAGTTTTCTAAACAAAAGGGGAATGAGGCCCTTTCTATCAAAGGAGGAGTCTTGGGGAAGAAAGTCTTGAGCGCAGCGGAGGTGGAAGCTCTCAGCGCTCTTCCGCCGCGAGAGGTGCTTTTGGGGCAACTCCTCGGAGCCATCGGCTCTCCGCTTTACGGGCTAGTCAACGTGCTTTCTGGCTCAGCGAGAATGTTGGTAACGTGTTTGAACCAAATTAAGGTGCAAAAAGAAAAGGCTGCTACGGCCTAA